One window of the Oncorhynchus mykiss isolate Arlee chromosome 5, USDA_OmykA_1.1, whole genome shotgun sequence genome contains the following:
- the mfhas1 gene encoding malignant fibrous histiocytoma-amplified sequence 1 homolog yields MKQAPRPPCDQDNKEGSVCKAMEDKENNLKTATLWRDAAVRSRKLRSNLRQLTICSKDRERIILPENINEIEVLNLGNNSLHELPEGLGATLTNLRILILRRNKFVTVPFVVFELGQLVELDMSHNCLSHFSEDIGLLKGLKKLCISHNKIQYLPSQIGALQCLEELDISFNDIRDFPRSFSQLKRLRTLDADHNNLDQCPPEILAFGDLEELDCSGNTFACLPGDIMKLQFIKILWLSSIHISSLPDTFCQLHNLESLMLDSNNLSALPRSFGNLQRLKMVNLSSNEFEEFPQVILNITGLDELYLSRNRLSFVPEEIGQLHRLANLWLDNNKITYLPDSIVELERLEELVLQGNQIAILPDNFGKLSKVNIWKVKDNPLIQPPYEVCMKGIPYIAAYQKELTHSQLAVKPRLKLVLMGMKNAGKTRLRQSVVSEQQDANSAQGNKGIDVTNWVADADRSLTFLVYDLSGKPNYDLVKPFFLSPGALYILVVNLKTYSPKSFYAHVGYFLHLLSAKVPHAVVCMVGTHTDLCGDMEVEEKSLDIHRQIALQEKWDSHCLRTLAQQVDQALEQGYNIRTSSPHILFYGVTDKNLRRKKAQLQYMLNHRLQLLSPVLCVSCTESQRNIQRLREKLMSVADHRDIFPNLHRVLPKSWQMLEELHFKPQDLWLSWWDSARLGLQAGLTEDRLQSALSYLHESGKLLYFEDSQTLKEYVFHNLPRFIAILNVFFQSDESTLLERLLSDGERGDKRRASVVTEGEKEENLRATHLQHHVEGFLSHGLLPSNVIRLLLRPLIQTQQDLHLIMELLEKMGVCYCINKPRSKPLNGATVWYKFPSYVSNEEPHAEAWVNGSSVAASPFFSVEQLKIEYSFPFLFPPGLFARYSVQINSHVVQRSDGRHQIFAYRGKVPVVVSYRPAQGRLQSETLSIASHASLPNIWTAWQAITPLVEELNVLLQEWPGLYYTVHVLCSKCLKRGSPNPHTFPGELLSQPRPEGLTEIICPKNGLERVDVALVYPPTPTVVSPCLK; encoded by the coding sequence ATGAAACAAGCACCTAGACCACCATGCGACCAGGATAACAAGGAGGGGTCGGTCTGCAAAGCCATGGAGGACAAGGAGAACAATCTCAAAACGGCTACGCTGTGGAGAGATGCTGCTGTCCGCTCTAGGAAGCTGCGAAGCAACCTGCGTCAGCTCACTATCTGCTCCAAAGACAGGGAGAGGATAATTCTACCTGAAAATATAAACGAGATAGAGGTGCTCAATCTGGGCAATAACTCGCTGCACGAGCTACCAGAAGGATTGGGGGCTACCCTCACAAACCTGCGTATCCTTATCCTCCGCAGGAACAAATTTGTCACAGTTCCTTTTGTGGTGTTTGAACTAGGTCAACTTGTGGAGCTGGACATGAGCCACAACTGCTTGAGCCACTTCTCTGAGGATATAGGCCTGCTGAAGGGGCTGAAAAAGCTCTGCATCAGTCACAACAAGATCCAGTACCTGCCGTCACAGATTGGGGCACTGCAGTGCTTGGAGGAGCTGGACATAAGCTTCAATGACATACGTGATTTCCCCAGGTCCTTCTCACAGCTCAAGAGGCTCCGTACTCTGGATGCCGACCACAACAACCTGGACCAGTGTCCCCCGGAGATTCTTGCCTTCGGTGACCTGGAGGAGCTCGACTGCTCTGGGAATACGTTTGCGTGTCTACCAGGGGACATCATGAAGCTGCAGTTCATCAAGATCCTGTGGCTCAGCAGCATTCACATCTCCTCATTACCTGACACCTTCTGTCAGCTGCACAACCTGGAGAGCCTGATGCTGGACAGTAACAACCTCTCAGCTCTGCCTCGTTCCTTTGGCAACCTTCAGAGACTTAAAATGGTCAATCTTTCATCTAATGAGTTTGAGGAGTTTCCCCAGGTTATCCTGAACATCACAGGACTAGACGAGCTTTACCTGAGCAGAAATCGACTGTCTTTTGTCCCAGAAGAGATAGGCCAGTTGCATAGGCTGGCAAACCTCTGGTTGGACAATAATAAGATTACTTATCTGCCTGACtccattgtggagctagagagaTTGGAAGAGCTTGTTTTACAGGGTAATCAAATAGCCATACTTCCAGATAACTTTGGAAAACTCTCCAAGGTAAACATTTGGAAGGTGAAGGATAACCCCCTCATCCAGCCTCCCTATGAGGTCTGTATGAAGGGAATCCCCTACATCGCTGCCTATCAAAAGGAACTCACACATTCCCAGCTTGCTGTGAAGCCCAGATTAAAACTGGTCCTGATGGGAATGAAAAATGCTGGGAAAACACGGCTCAGACAGAGTGTGGTGAGTGAGCAGCAGGATGCCAACTCTGCTCAGGGGAACAAAGGGATTGATGTGACTAACTGGGTAGCGGACGCCGATCGCAGTCTTACATTTTTAGTGTATGACCTGTCAGGGAAGCCAAATTATGACCTCGTCAAACCGTTTTTTCTCTCACCCGGTGCTCTGTACATCCTTGTTGTGAATCTGAAAACGTACTCGCCCAAGAGCTTTTACGCCCACGTGGGgtacttcctccacctcctcagtgCCAAAGTGCCCCACGCTGTGGTCTGCATGGTGGGCACACATACAGACCTGTGTGGAGacatggaggtggaggagaagagccTGGATATTCACAGACAGATTGCCCTGCAGGAGAAGTGGGACAGCCATTGCCTGCGTACCCTCGCCCAACAGGTGGACCAGGCCCTGGAACAGGGCTACAACATCCGCACCTCCAGCCCTCACATCCTCTTCTACGGCGTCACAGACAAGAACCTGAGGCGGAAGAAAGCCCAGCTGCAGTACATGCTGAACCACAGGCTGCAgctcctgtcccctgtcctgtGTGTCAGCTGCACGGAGAGCCAGAGGAACATCCAGAGGCTGAGGGAGAAGCTCATGTCAGTGGCTGACCACAGGGACATCTTCCCCAACCTCCACCGTGTGCTGCCCAAGTCCTGGCAGATGCTAGAGGAATTGCACTTTAAGCCCCAGGACCTGTGGCTCTCGTGGTGGGACTCGGCCCGCTTGGGCCTCCAGGCAGGACTCACAGAGGACCGCCTGCAGAGTGCCCTGTCCTACCTGCACGAGAGCGGGAAGCTACTCTATTTCGAGGACAGTCAGACACTAAAAGAGTACGTCTTCCACAACCTGCCACGCTTCATCGCCATCCTCAATGTCTTCTTCCAGAGTGATGAGTCCACTCTGCTGGAGAGGCTACTgtcagatggggagaggggggacaAGAGGAGGGCCAGTGTGGTTACggagggggagaaggaagagaaCCTCCGGGCTACCCATCTACAGCACCATGTGGAGGGCTTCCTCAGCCACGGCCTCCTGCCTTCCAACGTCATCCGGCTGCTCCTGAGACCTCTCATCCAAACCCAGCAGGACCTCCACCTCATCATGGAGCTGCTGGAGAAGATGGGGGTCTGCTACTGCATCAACAAGCCCCGCAGCAAGCCTCTGAACGGGGCCACCGTCTGGTACAAGTTCCCAAGCTATGTCAGCAATGAGGAGCCCCATGCCGAGGCCTGGGTGAACGGGAGCTCAGTGGCTGCTAGTCCGTTCTTCTCTGTGGAGCAGCTGAAGATCGAATACAGCTTCCCCTTTCTCTTCCCACCTGGACTGTTTGCACGCTACAGTGTGCAGATCAACAGCCATGTGGTTCAGAGATCAGATGGGCGGCACCAGATATTTGCCTATCGTGGTAAAGTGCCTGTGGTAGTCAGCTACCGTCCGGCTCAGGGCAGACTGCAGTCCGAGACACTGTCCATAGCCAGCCATGCCTCCCTGCCAAATATCTGGACTGCTTGGCAAGCGATAACACCACTGGTTGAGGAGCTGAATGTCCTTCTGCAGGAGTGGCCCGGGCTCTACTACACTGTTCATGTTCTGTGTTCAAAGTGCCTCAAAAGAGGGTCACCCAACCCACACACCTTCCCAG